The sequence GCACTACCGACTTCGACCGGAATTCCGCGGCACTCGATCGAATCATGGCCGAGTGGACCTCGACACGTGGATATGGCGACCGCGTGGCTAACTTGCGTGGAGATACGACAAGTTCGCACTTTGCAAATCGGCTGAACGCGAATTACTTCCTGGTGCATGATGGACCGGTGGCCACGGTCCATGATGACGGAGCCAAAGATGTTCTGACTGGTGATGAGGGGCTGGACTGGTTCTTGGCGAACCTCTACCTCGACGCGACAGACGATGCGGACAAAAAAGACAGAATCACCGATCTGTTCGCAAGTGAGTTTGCAGACGATCTCGATTTCATTTTGCAAGAATAGGACCAAGTCGCTGGATAGCTAGACGGGGACTACTACCATTCCGGGCGGCTGAGAGGACAGTGTTCCGTTGCCCAAAATAACTTGTTCAGCCACATCCGAGATGGATGAATCGCGCACCCGCAGAGCTTGCAGCTTGTTCCGCTGAAATACTCGCAAGCCTTGCAGATAGTATGGAGACGTGCCATTTCCTGTTCGTTTCGGACTGGTCGCCCCGCCACATTCCATCGCTCGCGGGCCTGGTGGAAGCTGCGGACTCGATCGGCAAACGATGGAATCCGAGGCGCAACATCCGAAGTCCACTGACATTGCCGTCGCACTTTCTCCGGCGGAAACCGCGTGGGCGCGATCACGAATCCGCATCGGGCACAGCGGTGAACTTGCGGATCGTCGGTCGCCTGAAACACACACCACATATTGCGCCTCAAGGAGCAGGGATCGCAGTCACAATGCACGTCGCGCCGCTGCCGTCGCAGCGTTCCGTGGTGGGGACGCCGTTGGTGATCCAGGTCAGCGACTGCGGCTGCGGTACGCCGAACTCATCCAAGAAGAGGCAGTCGGGCGCGCTGGGAGCGAAGTCCATTTCCCATTCGATCGCGGGCTGGCCGCCACCTTGCCCACAAGGCATCGCGTCGGTTTGGATGCTCATACTAAGGCATAACGCCCAGCAGGCGCCCGCAGGTAATCGCCATTCTCCAAACGGAGTTCGCGAGGACCTGGAGCAGGCGCGCCAGTTCGGCCACGATGAACATAGACCGGAAAGAGTAAGCCATGGCGCTCGTTGTGTGAGGACAAAGGATGCCGCGGCCTAGAAGAGATAGCCGCGCTTGGTCGCCGCGCGGCGCTTGTCGGTCACTGTGGATGCGAAGTCTGGGTTGGCGAACAGCGCGTCGAACGCGGCCATTTTCGTGGACTGCGCGTCACGCCCCGCGTACGACAACGTCAATGTCGGGCGATCGAATTTAGCAACGCGCGGCGCGAAGTGGCGTACTGAGGCTGTCGGCACGGCGCCGGTCGGCGTGATGAGTCGCAGCGCCGTGAGCGGTGAGGTCGAGTGATCGCGGGCGATCACCAGGTCCGTGGCGTTCACTAGCCGATCGCGATTGAAATCGAAGTGATCGTTGATGGCCGCCAAATTGAACGGACCGTGCGGGTTGTCGCGCGTGCCGATGACGTCGGTCGCGTTGACCACGGCATTGGCGAGATTGTCGCCCGATTCGCCGACGGCGCTGCCGAAGTAGAACACGTCGGCCGTTGGAAGGCCGGTGTTGATGGTGCTCTTGATCCGCACCATCAACCATTTGTTCTTGATAGCGCCGTCTGCCCAGCGCAACACGATCCGGTCCGCGCCGTCCACGCCGGCGCCTGCCTGCAGTTCAAAGGTCGGCGTCGGCGCGGGTAGCCAGATCGAGGTATCGTTCGAGTTGCCGACATAGAACGCGAAGTCTGACAGCGCCGGCGTTCCCAGCGCGTCGATGATCTCGACCGCGACCGCGTTGATGCCGCCGACGTAGCTGGAATAGTTGGCGAAGGTCACCGTCTGGCCTGGCAGCAAGGCCTGTTTGTCCGAAACCGGCGCGTCGCCAAAGGCGGAACCGGAATACAGGATCTCGCGGCGCGTGATCGTCGCTTCTTCGATAATCAGTTTGCCATTGTCGATCAGCAGCGGCTGGCCCGCGAAATCCGTGTTGAACGGTCCACCGACGAAGCCCGCCAGGACGTTGTTGAGCAACAAGTCCCACTCGCCGCCGTACAGTCCCGTTGTGTCCAACGTGATGGTGGCCAACACCCCTTCGGCCGCGACTGTACCGCCGGGCTCGGCGATCGAAATCAACGCACTCGCGACTTGTGGGATCGCCAAATCGACCTGAGCCGGATCCGGCTCGCCTGCGAAGATGGCGCCAGTCTTGATATTGATACCGGTGATCGCCGGGCCGTCGACGCCAGCGGGCAAATCGAACTGCGTCCGTTCGGGACCGCCATCGCCGACTTGCACGTACAGGTTCAATCCGGGCACCGCCTGGCCGCCGCTCACCAGAATCTGAATCGATTGGTTGGCCGTATTCGCGAACAACGTATGCGAGCCGACCGTGATCCGCGGGATGTCGTAGATAATTTCGACCGTCACGGGCTCGGAGTAGCTAGCACCATCGAAGGCGCGATATTGAAACGAATCGCGGTCAACGAACAAACGCCCCGGCGTGTACTGAAACGAGCCGTCGGCGGACAAGGCCACCGAGCCACGTTGAGGATTCGTGAACTTGACAGCCGTCAATGTCGGACTGTCGATGTCATGATCGTTTTGCAGCACGCCAGGCGCCGCGGCGATCCATGGCTGGCCGCGCTGGGAGAACTTAAACGCTTCCGGCGCGGCAATTGGCGGGTCGTCAACAGGCCTGACTTGAAGTGTTACCGTCGCCACATTCGACAATTCGCCGTCGTATGTGATGCGGTACTCAAAAGAATCGCCACCGCTGAATTCTTCGTCCGGAGTGTAAGAAAAAGCGCCGCTCGGTTGCCATTCGAGAGTGCCGTGCGTTGGCTCGCTGACAACCTCGAACTGGGCGCCAAGGACGTCGGCTGGCGCATAGGCGGCCGTGTCGTTTGCCAGCGGGCCGGGCACATGACTGAGCGAGGCGATCTCCGAAGTGCTCAGCAAGCGATTGTAGATCCGCAATTCATCGAGCGCGCCATTCAGTCCGTCCAATTGCGCATTGGGATTCTCGTTGTGGCCGAAGACCCAGGCTCCCAGCTTCTCCTCTCGGACGGTCACTCCTTGCCCGACCAAAAGGCCATTGCGGTAGACGCGTGCAAAACTGCCGACGCGGTCAAATGCCACCGCATAGTGTTCCCACACATCGATCAAAGGACGCGCGGGATCGTTAGCGAGATTGCTGCCTCCGTCAAAGTAGAAACCCACGCCTCGAGCGGATTCATTGTTTACCAGCAGCCAATGTGAGCCGGTTGGACCGGCGATTCGCGGAGTGACGCCCGTAAACGCATCCAAGCGCAGCCAAAAACTGATCGTGTACTGATCGAGCGCGATGCCCGCGTCAGTACGCGCATAGTGAGTCGCGTTATTGAAGTCCAGTGCGCCGCCAACTTTCCCCGGCACCCATTTATCCTGTCCGGCGGTCCATTGGAAGAGCGTTGCGTTATTGTCACCGACGCTATCAAACGCGGTATTCCCCGATGCTTCATCAAACTTCCACTCGTTGACCATGCCGAATCGAACGTCATTGTGCGCGTCAGTTGTCAGCGTCGAATCCTCGTTCAAAGTATAGGAGTCGTCCCGAGCGATTGGTTGGTCCACAGGCACTGCAATCTGA comes from Planctomycetia bacterium and encodes:
- a CDS encoding Ig-like domain-containing protein is translated as GVVLKNDVDAEGRRMTAELVSDAEHGTLALATDGTFTYTPDAEFVGTDTFTYRAFDGNSQSNIATATITVQRFNTAPYAVDDIYYTAVNTTREALAAEGVLRNDGDDEEDLLTSELIDEPSHGELIFATDGSFTYTPDIGFVGMDTFTYRAKDYALSSTIATVRIQIAVPVDQPIARDDSYTLNEDSTLTTDAHNDVRFGMVNEWKFDEASGNTAFDSVGDNNATLFQWTAGQDKWVPGKVGGALDFNNATHYARTDAGIALDQYTISFWLRLDAFTGVTPRIAGPTGSHWLLVNNESARGVGFYFDGGSNLANDPARPLIDVWEHYAVAFDRVGSFARVYRNGLLVGQGVTVREEKLGAWVFGHNENPNAQLDGLNGALDELRIYNRLLSTSEIASLSHVPGPLANDTAAYAPADVLGAQFEVVSEPTHGTLEWQPSGAFSYTPDEEFSGGDSFEYRITYDGELSNVATVTLQVRPVDDPPIAAPEAFKFSQRGQPWIAAAPGVLQNDHDIDSPTLTAVKFTNPQRGSVALSADGSFQYTPGRLFVDRDSFQYRAFDGASYSEPVTVEIIYDIPRITVGSHTLFANTANQSIQILVSGGQAVPGLNLYVQVGDGGPERTQFDLPAGVDGPAITGINIKTGAIFAGEPDPAQVDLAIPQVASALISIAEPGGTVAAEGVLATITLDTTGLYGGEWDLLLNNVLAGFVGGPFNTDFAGQPLLIDNGKLIIEEATITRREILYSGSAFGDAPVSDKQALLPGQTVTFANYSSYVGGINAVAVEIIDALGTPALSDFAFYVGNSNDTSIWLPAPTPTFELQAGAGVDGADRIVLRWADGAIKNKWLMVRIKSTINTGLPTADVFYFGSAVGESGDNLANAVVNATDVIGTRDNPHGPFNLAAINDHFDFNRDRLVNATDLVIARDHSTSPLTALRLITPTGAVPTASVRHFAPRVAKFDRPTLTLSYAGRDAQSTKMAAFDALFANPDFASTVTDKRRAATKRGYLF